The window GCCTGAAATAGGGCAGCCGCCTTTCTTCCCGTATCAGGCGGAGGAGGAGGCAAAACGCCTCATAGTAACGATCCCGCCGGGCAAGCTCCTCAGCCATAATGTAGACGCAGTCCATCCAGTCCTCACGGTCTATGTATTTTTCCATGGGAAAATCAAGGCCGCCCTGCTCTTCCCAGATTGAAAGGGCTGTATCTTCCTCCATGTGGAGAAGCTCAAAAAACACAAGCTTTGCCTTGCTGGCCGGATCGTTTCCCTGCTCTTTAAGAAAACTGCGGTAATCAAAGTGGTAAGTCCGGTTGAAGCGGCTGTATGCCCTATCGTATTCAAAACGGCGATCCCGATCCGAAAGTATCTCATAGGCGGCAAGAAGCCTGCGCATACCTTCCACCGCATTGTCCCCCGCAATGTCCGGGTGAAGCCGCTTGGCGCGCTCTCGAAAAGCTTTTTTTATATCCTGGGCTGTCGCGTTCTGGGACACCCCAAGGAGGGTGTAATAGTTATCCACTAGCGCCGCTAGGCTCCAATCCTCTTGCCCAGGGCTTCCGCATGGGCCGCATTGAGGATAATTTCGCTCCAGTTGACCATCATGCCTTCTTTTTCCATAGCCTTCATAAGATTCCACAGTGCCTTGGTGATGAAGAAAGGCCCTGTTTTCTTAAGGAATGCCGCGCTTTTCTTGCCCACAAGCCCGCTTCCCGCCGAAAGAACCTTGGACAGCGCTTCGGGCATCTTGCCCCCCCAGGCTTTTACAGCCTCTGCG is drawn from Leadbettera azotonutricia ZAS-9 and contains these coding sequences:
- a CDS encoding J domain-containing protein encodes the protein MDNYYTLLGVSQNATAQDIKKAFRERAKRLHPDIAGDNAVEGMRRLLAAYEILSDRDRRFEYDRAYSRFNRTYHFDYRSFLKEQGNDPASKAKLVFFELLHMEEDTALSIWEEQGGLDFPMEKYIDREDWMDCVYIMAEELARRDRYYEAFCLLLRLIREERRLPYFRHFAEDIENFLKEIVRLRLRPSVEPGTYVECLQMLLDLGFDSSYEARILRSMAEALIRMGELGTANKVLKEALKRDPGLPNTMQLKRKLNIKGSYDTA